TGCTTTTTTCACTTCCTCGACAACAGTCGCGACGATGCCGATCCTGGATTCCGGAGCACCTATGTCAGGCCGGACAATATGACGCATACGCTCTACAATCACATCGTACAGCGGCGAAGCCAAAATATTGGCAATGACCATGAAGAGGAAGTACATGATTGCAAACACAATAATATACGCAACGGTGACGATAAAATATTCAAACACCGAATGCACAACTCCCATGGTCTGACTCGTCGAACCAGGATCAAACGACCAAATAGCCTGAGCCAAGACCTCTCCATAACCTGAGAACAACGATATAGCCACGCCGTAGAGGATTAACGTCAAAACAAACGGCACAAAAATCAGTCCGAGATAAGCCTTATGCTCAAAAGCAAACCGAATGCCCGAAATATGTGCACTCAGTCCACGAAAAAAATCACCAACACTCTGTAACATATCAGTTCCTTTACCTTGTCGTCATGTCCAAAGGAGTCCGCATCGTGCTCCACAAGTACAATGCGGACTCCTGCTCTTGATTGCGCTTAGACAATATAACGCAAATATTCTTTGTTGAGCCTGTCTATGAGTTGAATATAGCGGTACTTCCCTTTTATCTGGCCTTCTTCATAGGCTTTTAGTCCTTCTCGCACACACCGTGGGCAGGCATTTTGAGGAATATACACACCAAGAGATAACGGGTTGACGGATGCATCGGTCTCAATTTTCATCATGCCTGGACAATCGCCGCACACAAGCAAGCTTTCAGTTTGGTACTCACTGATCCCGTCAGTATCATAATAGATATTCTTTTCCCGAACAAAAAAATCAC
The window above is part of the Desulfovibrio inopinatus DSM 10711 genome. Proteins encoded here:
- a CDS encoding EI24 domain-containing protein, encoding MLQSVGDFFRGLSAHISGIRFAFEHKAYLGLIFVPFVLTLILYGVAISLFSGYGEVLAQAIWSFDPGSTSQTMGVVHSVFEYFIVTVAYIIVFAIMYFLFMVIANILASPLYDVIVERMRHIVRPDIGAPESRIGIVATVVEEVKKAMFLLIVPLALFFVPVIGQVLSLIAAMLFLAWDFVDFSLSKDVPDFRSRLGAVWSRKFALLGFGVPLLIPVLNLFLFPFAILGSALLYLQTIKKPTA